From a single Rutidosis leptorrhynchoides isolate AG116_Rl617_1_P2 chromosome 5, CSIRO_AGI_Rlap_v1, whole genome shotgun sequence genomic region:
- the LOC139848853 gene encoding uncharacterized protein translates to MDMEDEFIILIILYWYVRQRNSSRIERCRDTTSSLTGHAYTQELLGGSNIQCHQLLRLSRDAYVLLCNHFKERNWLQDSRYISIEEKMAIFLTILGQNDGFREIKYRFQHSLRTIHICFHEVLQGMMQFAREAIGPSSLNVSPNASDRHRYLREIFSGAIGALDGTLVHAVVPSKQQAAYRGRGGGRCYQNVLGICDFNMVFTFVWAGWEGIAHDSRVLNEVLFNPTSGFPVPPPNKYYLCDAAYTNARGFLAPYRNTRFWLADFRRRRALTRKEKFNHGHAQLRNVIERAYGVLKSRFPILKEMAPYPFPVQRNVVIACFAIHNFIRKWNIHDELFRECDEQDEEDEGDEHVEGEEDEPEIQWECPKYAIYVKFA, encoded by the exons ATGGATATGGAAGATGAATTTATAATCTTAATCATTCTATATTGGTATGTGAGGCAAAGAAACTCATCAAGAATTGAAAGGTGTAGAGATACCACTTCATCATTAACCGGGCATGCATACACACAAGAGTTATTAGGTGGATCGAACATACAATGTCACCAACTATTGCGTCTCTCACGTGATGCATATGTTCTTTTATGTAACCATTTTAAAGAAAGAAATTGGTTGCAAGATAGTAGGTATATAAGTATCGAGGAGAAGATGGCAATATTTTTAACTATTCTTGGACAAAATGACGGATTTAGAGAAATAAAATATAGATTTCAACACTCATTACGAACTATTCATATATGTTTTCATGAAGTTCTTCAAGGAATGATGCAATTTGCGAGAGAAGCCATAGGGCCGTCATCACTCAATGTTAGCCCGAATGCGTCAGATCGGCATAGATATTTGAGAGAAATATTTTCG GGAGCAATAGGTGCACTAGATGGGACTCTTGTACATGCAGTTGTTCCTTCTAAGCAACAAGCTGCCTATAGAGGGCGAGGTGGTGGTCGATGTTATCAAAATGTTTTAGGGATATGTGACTTCAATATGGTATTTACATTTGTTTGGGCTGGATGGGAAGGCATAGCTCATGATTCTAGAGTACTAAACGAAGTTTTATTCAATCCAACTTCTGGTTTTCCAGTTCCTCCACCAA ATAAATATTATTTATGTGATGCTGCATATACAAATGCTCGTGGATTTTTGGCTCCATATCGTAATACAAGATTTTGGTTAGCGGATTTTCGACGTCGGCGTGCTTTAACTAGAAAAGAAAAATTTAATCATGGACATGCACAACTTAGAAATGTCATTGAACGTGCTTATGGAGTTTTGAAATCAAGATTTCCAATACTAAAAGAGATGGCTCCTTATCCATTTCCGGTACAAAGAAACGTGGTGATTGCTTGTTTTGCGATACATAATTTTATTAGAAAGTGGAATATTCATGATGAGCTTTTCAGAGAATGCGACGAGCAAGACGAAGAGGATGAAGGTGATGAACATGTAGAAGGTGAGGAAGACGAACCAGAAATACAATGGGAATGCCCAAAGTATGCAATATATGTCAAATTTGCGTGA